The window CCATCCGCAAACTTTTGTGGATgactttttttgttcataccccgatgaacctaaaagaaataacagacaatccttaaataaactcactatttaccattattattattgatttattaacctgctacatttttcaattagcaggatatgattttgttttacccaTCATAATATTCTATTAATAGAAATGgttggttgcaggataaaaaaaaccctttactGTTGGGCTGAACAAAAACGTTGATGCCATCACTGCCactgaaatatataatataatatttttcatattttgtctGTGAGAAATATTCTGTATTAGTGTAACAAAccatactattggatgatttgacgcttacaaaccaatgacaaTGTTGGTACTAaagatgacgtcatcacgatttggcaaacacacaaaatgaaggaaggaaatgttttatttaatgacgcactcaacacattttatttccggttatatggcgtcagacatatggttacggaccacacagatattgagagaggaaacccgctgtcaccactcttttcgattagcaacaagggatcctttatgTGCActatcgcacagacaggatagtacataccacagcctttgttacaccagctgtagAGCaccggctggaatgagaaatagtccaatgggctcaccgacgggaatcgatccttgatcgatcgcgcatcaggcgagcgctgtaccactgagctatgtcccgcccctacaaACACACAAGATGACGTCTCGTAAAGGCGAGACAAaaataaagagagaaaaaacaaataccTGGAAAATAACGTCAGTACAGCATTTGCAGTAGCAGCATTCACCGAGGATGGTGAACAGCGGAGTTCCGTTCATGTCAAACACTTTGTAGCGTGGTGTCCAACACGTCCAactaaaacacacaacacagcCACAGTTTTAGAGGGCACCAAATCTGACACGATAAATGTAGTGCCCAAATTAAGTATGCCCAAAACAAACAAGcccaaattaaagggacataactctagtttcaacccatgaaaattaacactaagtttagataacgggacagaccctagtttcaacccgtgaaaattaacactaagtttagttaaagggacagaccctagtttcaacccgtgaaaattaacactaagtttagttaaagggacagaccctagtttcaacccgtgaaaattaacactaagtttagttaaagggacagaccctagtttcaacccgtgaaaattaacactaagtttagttaaagggacagaccctagtttcaacccgtgaaaattaacactaagtttagttaaagggacagaccctagtttcaacccgtgaaaattaacactaaatttaattaatgtacaaacctgcaacacatttggataaagaatgaaagaaatgttttatttaaagacgcactcatcacattttactTGCtcttatatgtcgtcagacatatggttaagaaccacacaaatattgagaggagaaacccgctgtcgccacttcatgggctactcttttcgattagcagcaaaggattttttatatgcaccatcccacagacaggttagtacataccacggcctttgatataccagtcatgatgcactggctggaacgagaaatagcccaatgggcccaccgatggggatcgatcccacactgactgcacatcgagcgagacatttggataaaattacaactgagtgaaacatgagtctgtgacttggaaatggtgaaataccctctaaaactaGAATCCATAACTGATACATCTCAGACACacgtgaaaaatgcattttgtgatattaaaaacaccaggataatcaaaaaacacttcgaatgtaaggaaatggataacctaaacaatacaatctaagtaaagtataattttagttattaaaaccagctctaatagtaaaagatttaaaaactagggaatGTACAAACATGATTAAcctgaaaacatttcacctcaaaatcaatggaatgtttAGCTATAATTAGATTCAAATAACCTGAAAACATTTGTGAATATATACACAACTCTTTACCagtaaataataacattatacaGGCCTTCACCTGAACCTGTTTTAGTAGTAGTCCCGTCGGCTACTAGGTTGTAAAATCGGGTAGCCTTCAGCAAAAATTGGTAGctccataattttaataaattttaaaaagagaaaagagccaaaatcatttacttttagttaaacatgttgttttagcaTCTTGTTGATTGCGGAGTAACTGGATGTGCCAAAAAAATAATCTAGTAGCCTGGCGGACTACTGGGTTTAGACATTTGGTAGCCCGAGCAATAAATgggtagccaaaacaccccgGGCTACCACTAAGGTTGAGCGCTGACATTACTGCACTGAAAAGACTGTGGTGTtttcagaacagacaaaaagccTGTTGTGGCCAAATTATTAAGATCTTAAGTCTGAACATCAAACATTTACAGTTTCATTACCACACTACATGTAGCCACCGATGACAAGTCATTACATAAGACGTTAGAAAcctatttatgtatatttttagccaaattaattgtttgtaatgtttgatacatcaataaatttgaaaaaaattacaaaatatttatataacttgATTCAAGTATTCcaaaaatatatactgtaacCACTGACATTTGCTTGATGGTTGCTATGGGAACCCCAGCCGGCGAATGGATCTCCATCTCCTGTAGACAGCAGCACCAAAACATGCTGCCTTGACAACGGAACGGCCGGTGAAGCTGTATCAGGTTCTGACCGTCGTTATCCGTGATGTTCATCACAAACGGTCTCGCCGTCCCGCAAACCTGCCGAGTGCAGCAGTCCGTGtctgaaaaaaaacatgaatttcACAGAATTAAACATCTGggccagtgcttataaaacttttagagtccagactcaatctcaaatgacgtcacatgcatgcaatttgtatgacgTTGCCATGACGTGACTGTCTTAGACAATAGAGTCTAGGAGCAAGACGTAGCGCTTCGCTTGatttgcagttggtttgggatcgacccctgtcaggggcccactggactatttctcgttccagccagtgcaccacaactagaatatcaaaggccatggtatgtgttatcctgtctgtgggatggttcatataaaaaatcccttgcagcattagaaaaatgtagcgggtttcctctgatgactatgagtcagaattaccaaatgtttgacatccaatagccgatgattaattaatcaatgtgctcttgtggtgtcgttaaacaaaataaacttctattAGTCTTAAGTCTAGActgtaaaagttttataagcaccaggctaGGTCTACCATAAGGTGATTCGGTGAAgaaattatttgttattgtataACCAGGattacagggttgaaaattagcagtcgcccggtcgccCGTGGTGACCTTTATTGGTTATGGGTgtttaagaattttacaaaggtagtccattAGGCGACCATTGATATTAGGGTCTGctgagtatggtaccagttaaaaaacaaagacacTGATACTGAACTGAATATGACAAAACACATTGCATCTGTTGGcgcagcagaagacatagaataTGTTCTATATTTTAAGAGTGCCAGTTTCAGCTTCTGTGGTTTTGGGCCGGGTCTTCTAAAAAtagagctcaaaacgtattgaagacattgcatgcattttttaaatctagaacgaatgaacgaatgaatgtttaacgacacaccagcacgaaaaatacatcggctattgggtgtcaaactatggtaatggaaacaaataaggtgatgatcaacatcaacagaaaaattcaagatataaataaaaacagtgtaaagaactgtgcaaaatacaaatatcacagagagatactgacttttactctaaacttcaatgtgtgctgtattggccattctcaaagagaatgttacacccctgcaccacggtgaggttacagcacgcgcaggggtttttaaatctagaagtcgtcggcttattagaatggactggatacaccataattatctagtagagccactatttgacaattgttattcaatgttatggtacaaaaggaatcatatttaattggcttacattattctgggacaaaatcaaaatctatcctgtagttttaactcacactaacgtgagcacatgcacatatacacaaataacTATGACCTTTTCATTACTACAGCCCAGGGCTTATTCCAAAGgtcaatagacctctttcacattcccattaAGCATGTGCGTGAAGAGTACCATCGCTTGCCGAACTGGacggtatcgaggctatatacaaattagggggcatgatcgacagttgtcatgagcatCGTGATTAGCTTCGTAcgagctgtgaatctctagtgactaacgtacatattgcgtataagatgttaaaatggctgcgaaaaacaGTCTaataaagtttacatcggaatggtttaagaccaaaagcagtgaaacattaacttagacgaagtctctggagccgcctgtcaagggtattttaacaatgcaaaattaaaagattcatacaataaaattaactttagtggaatgtgtttgctacttttaacaattagaattatagttaaatattcacgcggatttaccagtgatgtttaattctccacatgtatcagtatttaaaatttaataaaatatgcctccccttccccctaaaaaacagcaacaaaacccctaactcacataaacctttatcacagctcagTCGtactactaatcaatgttaggcctacatgtctatccacaaattatttatttatgtatttatttacttatttatttctcttattttatttattattttattttattttcactatcatttatatcagatacatacaacttcacttgaaataatatctgatatttacgaagttttaaaacatatatgagctgtcacacacaaaaaccaacaacttaGCATGACATCAGAAACCAAGTAAACGCAGCTCTAAGTTTGATGTCGCATGTAAACAcggaagtaaaagttgacatgctgtttgcattgtttgttttgaagaatttagaagatgacatttacttctttacatgaagatcaatttgaagtaaacatatatctgtatgtacattagtgttgggctactattttgtacctgagaacattggtcgagatcgttagcgataccattagtactttgatacacatttacaagcattTCATGTAAACGGAACTCATCAAATATGAGCGACGTAGGTGCTGAGCCGTAgacggatggggggggggggggggggggggggggggggtccccagatatatatatgtgaaattGGCCCCTGAACTGCTATTTAAAAGGAACAGTGAACCGAACTtctttaaaaccagactttcTACTTGGTCCTGTGGGTGTCTATGTTACACTGTAGTTTTTTCTTAGTATTTCATTTctgaaatgtttaacattcaccGAGATGAACATAcatataaaccaagtttcattgatataGAACATGTATTTTATGAGAAAGGGGCCTAAACAGAAAACACTTAATGTTGGAGCTCCGTGCAAaattttatgacatcattttttGACTTGGTCAAGGTTCTACAAAAATTGTCTGATTCAACAAACACATACACTGCTCAGTCTTCTTTATTTAACCCGAACAGAAATCCTTGTTCTGCCCTCTTCTGGCAAAGGTCTGCTAGGACCTGGCTCCCCAAATCATGAACCTGTTCATGGATTCTTAGAACCCAAAGACACCTCGGTTGTTTTACTAACAAACCTTTCACAAGCTTTATTTGCTCGTctctgaacttttttttttttttttttatcccactgccccctttttttctttttattcctttgaattccatctcatttcttcccgatctagcAACTCATCCTATCTTTCAATTTTTTTGCTGTCCACtgccacatcccagtccttctctccaaccgcgacaggtgttTGTCTCCTGTGGCTAGCAATGCCACACATCTGTCATTCCctatcagcttttagctgtgggctaaGTCTGACCACTTCTCTGAACTTTGTCTTTGAAATTCGTCAAACTTGGAAAccatattaaatctattttgttaCTTGGGTTATACATTATGACAACACTACTGTCAGTTTGGGTACTCGATGCACTATGACAAAACTACAATTGGTTGATATACTGTGTAGTAaattatttatcctataacttacccatgatatccacgtcataaacccatgtgataatgtagtgtattaacccggttaataatggtatgcaaatttaaaagtatatgcaaatttgcaaggtctctagttgttgtcaatgggtcatttgtttccaagccaacaagacctgtatatcTGCGCGTAACATtttataagatttagttaaaatgtgtgacgtcaaactaatttgtcacgatcgtgatgacgtcatattaccgatggtagtattgtaatttactaaatatcaaatgaaaatgttattttagaagtgttataggagaaatagaattcgctactcatattttttaatatataaaatatcaacctcgtctagttaatcggtatttgtctcggcagattaacatagactcggttgatattttccatattaaaaaacacttgtgacgaatcccCTACGTACATAATCAATTTACCTTCTTTTGCAAACATGAACTGCTGGTCCGAGGTGTTACAGATTCTGTATCGGTTGTTTTTCTCCCAGCCAACCAACACTGAAATGGAAGAACAAAATTATAtgcaaataattatgatgtttatgccaccgaggccggtaacactCACTAAACCAGCTGAGGGCTCTCTGTAATCTAATAACacagcccattgggctatttcttgttccagccagtgcaccatgactggtattattaaaagacatggtatgtgctgtcctgtttgtgagatggtgcaagatcccttgctactgatggaaaaatgtagcaggttttctctctgagactatatatgtcaaataacctaatgtttgacaaccaatagccgataattaattaatcaatgtgctctagtggtatcgttaaacaaaacaaactttaaactttttaactAATAGCACAGCAGACAGAGGATGTAACTTATGAAATCCCATCTGTCTAGGTgaaggataaaaaaaacccagagcaGGCTGAGCCCGATGGCCTTGACATGCAGATATCCTAGGTTAAGTTGGAGCCTGCTTGTGTCAGTAATAAAAACCTGAGCAGGCTGAGCCCAATGGCCTTGATAAGCAGATATATCTTAGGACGGTTAGATATCTGGCACTTTTGTGGTGTTGGTGATGCTCCgaacctatggcaatttatatctcaacgacagcAATTACCATCGGTGCCAtcattaagtttgagccctgtctGTGTCTAAGGCTGAACATGAGAAAGTTATTACACGGCTGCCCTATACAGtttgatagcacaaaccatggcctttgttgaatcagttatggatcactggtcggtgcaaatggtttacacctacccattgagccttgcggagcactcactcagggtttggagtcggtatttggattaaaaatcccatgcctcgactgggatccgaacccagtacctaccagcctgtagacagatggcctaaccacgacgccaccgaggccggtatatatatatatatacaagtgcaTTTCATGATAATACCGCTATGTCTGTCATCTACTGTCATGTACCTACAAggcataacacattttaaactcatACCAATTAACGATTATCTTTTATTTCCTATTTACGTTCATCtgagtatgaaccaaaaaaaagcatccgcaaactgtgtgaatcggcaaagccattctcacataagtttgcagatgattttttttttcatacccagatgaacgtaaaagaaataacagacaatacttataattaaatttgaaacatacttactaataatagcaCCGATAACCTAACCACAACACCAGCCAGTTATTACACGGCTGACCTATATAGTTTGATAGTCTACCTGCCTTCAAACTACTTTTaatctttcatttcattttcatgcttatatccaattaaggttcaagcatgctgtcctggacacacacgtcagctatctgggctgtctgtccaggacagtgggttagttgttagtggttactagTTAGCGAGAAAGAaggggtgtagtggtcttacgcctatccattgagaaaaaaaaagaaagtttgttttgtttaacgacaccactagagcacattgatttattaatcattggctattggatgtcaaacatatggtcattttgacacagtcatagagatcaAACCCACTacgttttttccattagtagcaagggatcttttatatgcaccatcccaaagacaggatagcacataccacggcctttgatataccagtcgtggtgcactggctaaactcgctctgggtgggagccagtacaggGTTGTGAActgtgtacctaccagcctgtagaccgattacctaaccatgacaccacagaggccggttaTGTATTCCTCTTACATATCAGCTTTGGTAATCTAATTCCGTCTGACAACAGATGTACCAGACTAGCTGCCATAATATATACAGCTACATGCAATACAataggaatgaaggaaatgttttatttaaaacacactcaacacattttatttacggttatatggcatcagacatatggttaaggaccacacagatattgagagagaaaacccgctgtcgccacttcatgggctagtcttttcgattagcagcaagggatcttttatttgcgcttctcacaagcaggacagcacaaaccatggcctttgttgaaccagttatggatcactggtcattgcaagtggtttacatctacccactgagctttgtggaacactcactcagggtttggagtcggtatctggattaaaaatcccatgcctcgactgggatccgaacccagtacctaccagcctgtagaccgatggcctaaccaagaCGGCTGGTTATGTATTCCTCTTTCATATCAGCTTAGGTAATCTAATTCCGTCTGACAACAGATGTACCAGACTAGCTGCCATAATATATACAGCTACATGCAATACAataggaatgaaggaaatgttttatttaacaacacactcaacacattttatttacagttatatggcatcagacatatggttacggaccacacatattgagagagaaaacgcgcttcatgggctagtcttttcgattaacagcaagggatcttttatatgcatcatcccatagacaggatagtacataccatggcctttgttacaccagttttggagcacttactggaacgaaaaatagcccaatcggtccactgaaatttactagccacgatcacaaattcactagccctactttacttgaagttaatacaattttactaaataacagtaataatcagatatatcacctaaacagggaaatagagcttaaaaacactaacattgcgGGGTTGaggtaggggcaggatattcatatttacaaaatagacttaactgcaacatttgacaaatgtttttcactagccgtcgggcatggcaacagtagttatttactagcccaacactga of the Gigantopelta aegis isolate Gae_Host chromosome 12, Gae_host_genome, whole genome shotgun sequence genome contains:
- the LOC121385768 gene encoding phospholipid scramblase 2-like produces the protein MSAVVTQPQAGEKGQEFAMMTAPPPTVVVPAGFPPGLAYLGAIEEVRVHQQMELLEVLVGWEKNNRYRICNTSDQQFMFAKEDTDCCTRQVCGTARPFVMNITDNDGQNLIQLHRPFRCQGSMFWCCCLQEMEIHSPAGVPIATIKQIWTCWTPRYKVFDMNGTPLFTILGECCYCKCCTDVIFQVFRGEDESVETGQIIKHWGGCREVFGAANDFTLRFPSGMDVLTKAILLGATFLIDFNYFEYSRN